The proteins below are encoded in one region of Segatella copri:
- a CDS encoding relaxase/mobilization nuclease domain-containing protein — MIGKLKKGASFGGCVRYVTGKDEAKILASDGVLLGTNAEIVQSFELQRQLNPRIKKPVGHIALSFKPGDKPRLTDEFMAKIALEYMQMMGIKDTQFIIVRHHNTDNPHCHIVYNRINNEGKLIPDRNDYRRNEQVTKALKSKYGLTYGTDKSKTNTRKLRNAERAKYEIHNAVKDALKVVENWHKFKNELAKRGVHLELVYKDKERTKVQGIRFCKDGYSFKGTQISRDYSFGKLNARFEGMENLLSASANSAQQYEQGCCKNEQEPSISESSQDPWDGISSIGLFAPANAQTFESFPEDESSKKKKKKRRRGFSL; from the coding sequence ATGATAGGCAAGCTAAAGAAAGGTGCATCTTTTGGTGGTTGCGTCCGCTACGTGACAGGCAAGGACGAGGCGAAAATCCTTGCATCCGATGGAGTGTTACTCGGCACGAATGCCGAGATAGTACAAAGTTTTGAGCTGCAAAGACAGCTAAATCCAAGGATTAAGAAGCCTGTGGGACACATTGCACTCAGTTTCAAGCCCGGGGACAAGCCACGTTTGACGGATGAATTCATGGCTAAGATAGCCCTTGAATACATGCAGATGATGGGGATAAAAGATACTCAATTCATCATCGTAAGGCATCACAACACCGACAATCCACATTGTCATATCGTGTATAACCGCATCAATAACGAGGGCAAACTCATACCAGACAGGAATGATTACAGGCGTAATGAGCAAGTGACCAAGGCTCTTAAATCCAAGTATGGGCTTACTTACGGAACTGACAAGAGCAAGACTAACACTCGCAAATTACGCAATGCTGAGCGTGCCAAATATGAGATTCACAATGCAGTCAAGGATGCCTTGAAAGTCGTAGAAAATTGGCATAAGTTCAAGAATGAACTTGCAAAGCGAGGTGTTCACTTGGAGTTAGTCTATAAGGACAAGGAGAGAACCAAGGTGCAAGGTATCCGTTTCTGCAAGGATGGATATAGTTTCAAGGGGACACAGATTAGCCGAGACTATAGCTTTGGCAAACTGAATGCGAGATTTGAGGGAATGGAGAACCTTTTATCAGCAAGTGCCAACTCTGCTCAGCAATATGAGCAGGGCTGTTGCAAGAATGAGCAGGAGCCATCCATATCGGAGAGCAGCCAGGACCCTTGGGACGGTATTTCTTCCATTGGACTTTTTGCTCCAGCCAATGCTCAGACCTTTGAGTCTTTCCCAGAGGACGAATCATCCAAGAAGAAAAAGAAGAAACGCAGAAGAGGCTTTAGCCTTTGA